In the genome of Salinigranum halophilum, the window TGGCACCGACAGAGCGGTGCGGTGTCAGGAGACCCATGCCCACACCACCGACCAGCAACGGCAGGGCGAGCGCCACGACCGGGACGAGCACGAGCGTGGGTGTCTGCGGCGTCCCCGGATAGACCGAGACGAGCGTGTTGACGGCGGTCACGAGGTAGAAGACACCCAGCGGGACGACGACGGCGAGCGAGCGGGCTCGCGACGAGGTCGTCCACACCCACGCGACGCCAACGACCAGGATGATGCCCCACGCGAGGAACAGCCCGGGGAAGGCGACGACGCGGTCGACGTAGGCGATCTGCATCACCGTCGCTGCGAGCTGGTAGTACCCCCCGAAGTAGAGCCAGAAGCCGGCGGCGATGGCCCCTCCACCGAGGAGCGTCCGACGGTCCGGGTGCTGGACGGCGTGAGCGACCACGAGACCGACGATAGCTAGTCCTGCAATCAGCGTCGAGAAGATGTGGGCGAGCGGAAGCGTCACGAGCAAGATGCCGAGCGGGACCGCCCAGCGCCTGGTGTGCGACCCGTCGTCGAGCCAGACGTGCAGCGCGAGGATCGTGAGCGGCAACAGGACATAAAACAGCACCTCCTCGTCGGCGTCCATGGTTCGACGGAGGAAGATCCCGTTGAGCGCGAGGATCGCGCCCGTCGCGACGACGGCAGCAGAGACACGGCGGCGTGCCCAGTCGAACCCCCGCGCGACACGGTGCGCGACAGCGACGCCCGTGAAGACACCGAAGACGCCGATGAGCGACGACAGCGGCTGCGTGACGCGAAGGGCGTCCACGCCGACGACGGCCGAGACGCTCGTGATGAGGCCGGTGAAGACGATGCTGTCGACGCGGAACGCCGAGATGGGAAGCGCGCCGGTCCGGAGCGTCTCGCTCGCGAACCACGCGTACTGGAAGCCGTCGAGGGTCGCCGGATGCGGACTCCAGTACAGCGGGAGGAACCGAACCACGGCGGCGAGTGCGAGGAGCGAGACGATGGCGAGGCCACGGCGGCCCCGCGTCCCGAGGCCGTGCCCCTGTGAGAGCGACTGCCGTGAGGCAGTGGCGGTCGACGCCGACTCCGACCGCGTCGTCGTCCCCCCGTGTTCGATCTCAGTCATCGCTACTCACCTCCGAACCACCTGTCGACGAACGCGTTCCCTGTCGCTTCGGCGCGCGCCGCGTCACCGGGGCGAGCAGTGTCGCGGGCGAGGCGGCGACGAGCGACGTCGCCGCGACGACCGCACTGAGGAGTGCGAGGCCGAGCGCACTGGCGCCTGCCGCGACGAGGAGCGCCGGCGAGAACGTCGGCCGGAGGACGATGCCGAAGAGTCGGAGTTCGCCCAGCGACAACAAGAGCCAGACGAGCACGCTGGCGACGAGCACGGATAGGACGGCACTCGCGCCGCCGACACGGAGCACGTCGCCGAGGACGAGTCGGTAGATGCGACCCGGCGAGGCACCGACGGCGCGGCGGACCCCCACCTCGTCGCGGGCGGCGTGGATGCTCCGGGCGAACGAGGCCGTCGTCGCGCCGATGGTCATGACGCCGACGAGTGCGACCATCGCGGCGACGAGCACCTGGATGTTGCCGAAGACGATCTCGATCGCCTGGGCGATGCCCCCACCGCTGGACTGGCGGCCACTGCTGGCGAGCGCCGCAGCCAGCCGTTCGTCACCCTGGACCTCGAACTGCGTGGCAGTGGCGTTCTGGCCGTCCTGCAGGAGGGTCACCGAGTAGGTCCCCGCAGGGCGGTACGGGAGTCGGAGGCGATGCTCGGCAGTTCCACCGGGTTGGAGGGTCAGTTCGCGTTCGGCGGCACTGTCGCCCTGGACGAGCGTCACGGTCTGAGTCACTGGTTGCCCCCAGGGGTTATTGAGCGTGGCGACAGCCGTGGGCCGCGTCGCGATCGAGGGCGTCTGTGGCCGGACGCTGATGTCCGCGCCGAAGCGACGGTCGAACGACTCGTCGACGACGACCGTGGTTCGCGCCGTCTCGGAGCCGACCGTCGTCTCGAGGGTGTACTCGCCCGGCTCGGGGAACCGGATGCGGACGGCACCGTTCTCGTCTGTCGTCCACGTCTCCTCGCGACCGGTCACCGTGATGGTCGCGTCAGTGACACGCTGCCCACCGCGGGTCACCCTGACAATCGGCTCGGCTCCCGTCGGCACCTCGGTCGGCAGCTCGATCGAGAGGGCGTTCCCTCCACCCCCGCTCCCCACCTGCACCGACTGGGAGAGCCCGGCCACGCGAAGCTCGTACGTCCCGTCAACACGGGGCGGGAACGTGAGCGAGACCCGTCGCTGTTGGCCCGGTCGGAGTTCGACCGGCACCTCGCGGGTGTCCCCGCCGAGGCTGACGGCCAGCGCGTCGTCGACGGGTGCCAGCCCGTAGTTCTGGACGGTGAGTCGGAGCGTCGTCCGCGTCTCGTTCGACCGCGCGGTCGCGTCGAGGACCGAGACCGTCGGCTCGGTGCTGTCGCCGGACTCGATCGGTTCGGTGCGGATGAAGTTGACCACGCCGTCTCGGGTCGTCGAGAGGCGCGTCCCCGTCTCCAGCGAGACGAGCAGTTGGTCGTCTTCGACGCCGCGGGCGGTGAACACGCCGACGATATCGACGCGGGTGAACGCCGGGCGCGTACTCCCGCCGAGCGTGAGCGAGTCGCCGACGTCGACGGCCAGCGTCCGAGCCAGGTCAGCCCCGATGACTGCCTCGTCGGCCGTCGCCGGGGCGCGCCCCCGGACGAGTGTCGGGTTCGAGACGGACGCGTACGCCTCGTACTGCACCCCCCTGACGAGGAACGGCTCTCCCTTCGCGGCCTCGAAGAGGAGTATCTCGGGGCTCGCCGCGATGCCCTGTTGCTGGAGCGTCTCCGCGTAGGCGGTGGGTACCTGACTATTGATGGGATGGGAGGCATCGGCCTCGGTGATGGTCTGTTGGTCGTCCGGCGTCAGCGACGCGAGGGCGCCCCCCGACGCCGAGATGAGGAGGACGAACACCACGAACACCGAGAGCGTCGCCGTCGACGGGACGAGTGCACC includes:
- a CDS encoding glycosyltransferase family protein encodes the protein MTEIEHGGTTTRSESASTATASRQSLSQGHGLGTRGRRGLAIVSLLALAAVVRFLPLYWSPHPATLDGFQYAWFASETLRTGALPISAFRVDSIVFTGLITSVSAVVGVDALRVTQPLSSLIGVFGVFTGVAVAHRVARGFDWARRRVSAAVVATGAILALNGIFLRRTMDADEEVLFYVLLPLTILALHVWLDDGSHTRRWAVPLGILLVTLPLAHIFSTLIAGLAIVGLVVAHAVQHPDRRTLLGGGAIAAGFWLYFGGYYQLAATVMQIAYVDRVVAFPGLFLAWGIILVVGVAWVWTTSSRARSLAVVVPLGVFYLVTAVNTLVSVYPGTPQTPTLVLVPVVALALPLLVGGVGMGLLTPHRSVGAIVVALLAGPLTVIGFSLTASLTPEYVNTAIRAQTFGHLPLAILAGLVIARLLATRTGLETDFASGWSGSGSADGGRSVLRTAAVALVLLMVVVSVPFAYLNLDTGTYPSTTLDSEFEAVGFASDAGDEWATDHSLSRVGVHYYRSDPTVSPTASWLSGGTSPTCRVLSQESWTTSGAHLFPFAPETVSEERYESWLGSRHVVYANTGRDPATVSLPVTAAGQGC
- a CDS encoding ABC transporter permease, with protein sequence MGYRQALVLRWSRRDRLAVLVVAVTIAFLTGVTLLGLAMAGQTTAIAAEFDSPGTVESFDSVDAARQAADSGEYVLPVTTISVDGHQRTVIGIPNPPPEVTSRGQTFVVPSGQDGVLASTTQVRTLDERVDTTSGSQQVTLAPRPAGELVPDGWYVTSASTVETIGPTGAFVLSPTSPGLVPTDGSVPLLSVLVFFLLGTRQLVDVLLLASLAGGVLVAVTTFSVTRVIVEDRRDTIAVVRSTGASPQSVYAIFGVRALLLTGIGVAFGYALGLVLVRVVINTAVFAGAPTSLSIAVSPEAVRLLAPTSAFIVFLGGVAGVIAARPAVRPPPATIARPSSALPTPDASFAALRRRLRPTLLDWGALVPSTATLSVFVVFVLLISASGGALASLTPDDQQTITEADASHPINSQVPTAYAETLQQQGIAASPEILLFEAAKGEPFLVRGVQYEAYASVSNPTLVRGRAPATADEAVIGADLARTLAVDVGDSLTLGGSTRPAFTRVDIVGVFTARGVEDDQLLVSLETGTRLSTTRDGVVNFIRTEPIESGDSTEPTVSVLDATARSNETRTTLRLTVQNYGLAPVDDALAVSLGGDTREVPVELRPGQQRRVSLTFPPRVDGTYELRVAGLSQSVQVGSGGGGNALSIELPTEVPTGAEPIVRVTRGGQRVTDATITVTGREETWTTDENGAVRIRFPEPGEYTLETTVGSETARTTVVVDESFDRRFGADISVRPQTPSIATRPTAVATLNNPWGQPVTQTVTLVQGDSAAERELTLQPGGTAEHRLRLPYRPAGTYSVTLLQDGQNATATQFEVQGDERLAAALASSGRQSSGGGIAQAIEIVFGNIQVLVAAMVALVGVMTIGATTASFARSIHAARDEVGVRRAVGASPGRIYRLVLGDVLRVGGASAVLSVLVASVLVWLLLSLGELRLFGIVLRPTFSPALLVAAGASALGLALLSAVVAATSLVAASPATLLAPVTRRAPKRQGTRSSTGGSEVSSDD